In one window of Thalassotalea agarivorans DNA:
- a CDS encoding elongation factor P hydroxylase, whose amino-acid sequence MQHNISDLIALFANTFETRYQTILVKGDDEPIYLPADEHHPMHRIVFAHGYFASALHEIAHWCIAGPARRLLEDFGYWYCPDGRSAVEQKAFEQVEVKPQALEWAFSVACGKRFNLSADNLSGEATDDSEFRVSVEKQVQYYLHHGFSERAEHFIAALCQFYGQPYPLREQQFNFQKVDVVSV is encoded by the coding sequence ATGCAGCACAATATTAGCGATCTCATTGCACTCTTTGCCAATACGTTTGAAACACGCTATCAAACAATTTTGGTAAAAGGTGACGATGAGCCCATTTATCTCCCAGCAGACGAGCATCACCCGATGCATCGTATCGTGTTTGCACATGGTTATTTCGCTAGCGCCCTCCATGAAATTGCGCATTGGTGTATTGCTGGACCTGCTAGGCGATTACTGGAAGATTTTGGCTATTGGTATTGCCCTGATGGTCGCAGCGCGGTAGAGCAAAAAGCATTTGAGCAGGTTGAGGTAAAACCGCAAGCGCTTGAATGGGCATTTAGTGTAGCTTGTGGCAAGAGGTTTAACTTGTCAGCCGATAATTTATCGGGTGAAGCAACTGATGATAGCGAGTTTAGAGTAAGCGTTGAAAAACAAGTTCAGTATTATCTGCATCATGGTTTTAGCGAACGAGCAGAGCATTTTATCGCCGCCTTGTGTCAGTTTTATGGGCAGCCATATCCGCTGCGCGAGCAGCAATTTAATTTTCAAAAAGTGGATGTAGTGAGTGTTTAA
- a CDS encoding prepilin-type N-terminal cleavage/methylation domain-containing protein — translation MNKAKGFTLIELVVVIVVVGILSVTALPKFINLQDDAHAAVVSGTGGAFKEAISLAHTKWVAGGHSGPVDNLDLYGTGSNLMDMNRFGWPAQSWFPFESDPQLNNTNDCISVWGAVLDNNSPTVATNAQQDFQVTYSSNTCTYTYVDQPAYSIFYDSVNGEVVVDTEL, via the coding sequence GTGAACAAAGCGAAAGGCTTTACATTAATAGAACTCGTCGTTGTTATTGTAGTTGTAGGTATCTTGTCAGTAACGGCTTTGCCAAAATTTATTAATTTACAAGATGACGCTCATGCTGCCGTTGTGTCTGGCACGGGCGGGGCGTTTAAAGAAGCTATTTCATTAGCACATACAAAGTGGGTTGCAGGTGGTCATTCAGGACCAGTTGATAACTTAGATTTGTATGGAACAGGTTCTAATTTAATGGATATGAACCGATTCGGTTGGCCTGCTCAAAGCTGGTTTCCGTTTGAATCTGATCCCCAGTTAAACAATACCAATGATTGTATTTCGGTTTGGGGCGCAGTACTAGATAACAACTCGCCAACGGTTGCAACCAATGCGCAACAAGATTTTCAGGTCACTTATAGCAGCAACACCTGCACATACACTTATGTTGACCAGCCGGCATATTCAATATTCTATGACTCGGTCAATGGCGAAGTTGTGGTTGATACGGAGCTATAA
- the fabB gene encoding beta-ketoacyl-ACP synthase I, with translation MKRVVITGLGVVSSIGNNADEVTAALKAGRSGISRSESFEEVGLRSQVWGKPNIDIKEHIDRKALRFMGEAAGYAYIAMQQAIEDAKLTDEQVSNFRTGIVAGSGGASSDNTVSSSKTLLDRGVKRVGPYAVPKTMSSTCSACLATPFKIKGVNYSISSACATSAHCIGHAMELIQLGKQDIVFAGGGEEVHWTMAGMFDAMGALSTKYNETPEKASRTYDADRDGFVISGGGGMVVVEELEHALARGAHIYAELVGYGATSDGFDMVAPSGEGAVRCMQQAMHGVDGDVDYLNTHGTSTPVGDVKELGAIQEVFGGKSPAISATKAMTGHALGAAGVHEAIYSLLMMENNFIAPSINVETLDEKAEGLDIVTQTREQSLDLVMSNSFGFGGTNSTLVFKKYA, from the coding sequence ATGAAACGTGTCGTAATTACAGGATTAGGTGTTGTATCAAGTATTGGTAACAACGCTGATGAAGTAACGGCTGCGCTAAAAGCAGGCCGTTCAGGTATATCTCGTTCAGAAAGTTTTGAAGAAGTTGGCCTACGTAGCCAGGTTTGGGGTAAGCCAAACATCGATATTAAAGAGCATATTGACCGTAAAGCACTGCGCTTTATGGGTGAAGCAGCAGGTTATGCATACATTGCGATGCAACAGGCAATTGAAGATGCCAAATTAACTGATGAGCAAGTATCAAACTTCCGCACTGGTATCGTTGCCGGTTCTGGTGGTGCTTCATCTGACAATACAGTTTCTTCAAGCAAAACGTTACTTGATCGTGGCGTAAAGCGTGTTGGCCCTTATGCTGTACCAAAAACAATGTCGAGCACGTGTTCAGCGTGTTTAGCAACACCATTTAAAATTAAAGGTGTGAACTACTCGATCAGTTCAGCTTGTGCAACATCTGCGCATTGTATTGGCCATGCAATGGAGCTTATTCAATTAGGTAAGCAAGATATTGTCTTCGCCGGTGGTGGTGAAGAAGTACATTGGACGATGGCTGGTATGTTTGATGCAATGGGCGCGTTGTCGACTAAATACAACGAAACGCCTGAAAAAGCATCAAGAACTTATGATGCAGACCGCGATGGTTTTGTTATCTCTGGCGGTGGCGGTATGGTTGTCGTTGAAGAATTAGAGCATGCCTTAGCACGTGGCGCACACATCTATGCGGAACTTGTTGGTTACGGCGCAACATCTGACGGCTTTGACATGGTTGCACCAAGTGGTGAAGGTGCTGTTCGTTGTATGCAGCAAGCAATGCATGGCGTTGACGGCGACGTAGATTACTTAAACACGCATGGTACTTCTACGCCAGTGGGTGATGTTAAAGAATTAGGCGCTATCCAAGAAGTATTCGGTGGTAAGTCTCCAGCGATTAGCGCGACTAAAGCAATGACTGGTCACGCGTTAGGTGCTGCTGGTGTGCATGAAGCAATTTATTCACTATTGATGATGGAAAACAACTTTATTGCGCCGTCAATCAATGTGGAAACCCTTGATGAAAAAGCTGAAGGTTTGGATATTGTGACACAAACACGTGAACAATCGCTTGACCTTGTTATGTCAAATAGCTTTGGTTTTGGTGGCACCAACTCAACGTTAGTATTTAAAAAATACGCGTAG
- a CDS encoding 4-phosphoerythronate dehydrogenase, whose translation MMNIYYDENMPYVADFFGGMGQLFPFAGREVDAEQISNADVLLVRSITQVNQQLLARNPRIQFVGTATIGVDHIDQPYLASKNIAFSSAPGCNAISVAEYVISALVICGEKYQRDISELSVGIVGAGNTGTRVSEKLAALGIEYKLCDPLLERSGDERQFHSLEDVLACDVISLHVPLTREGEHATYHLLDANKLSRLKPEQWLFTACRGEVIDNNALLSMKQQGHGLTLVLDVWEGEPNVLQPLIEYTDIATAHIAGYSLEGKARGTEMLYQALCQHLEIDPTITLDKVLPAAEVSEFELTSDADSIMRNKLIKMVYDVRRDDAIFRSQLNEIGFDNIRKTYPVRREFSSLSIKAGEYNASQQLMDLGFKLK comes from the coding sequence ATGATGAATATTTACTACGATGAAAACATGCCTTATGTTGCTGATTTTTTTGGCGGTATGGGTCAATTGTTTCCATTTGCGGGCAGAGAAGTAGATGCTGAGCAAATTTCAAACGCCGATGTTTTGTTGGTGCGTTCGATAACCCAGGTTAACCAGCAGTTGCTGGCGAGAAATCCGCGTATTCAATTTGTGGGTACCGCGACAATTGGCGTTGATCACATTGACCAGCCATACCTCGCATCAAAAAATATCGCCTTTAGCAGCGCACCAGGGTGTAATGCCATTTCTGTTGCAGAATATGTTATTAGTGCGTTGGTTATTTGCGGTGAAAAATATCAACGGGATATTAGTGAGCTAAGTGTTGGTATTGTAGGCGCAGGTAATACAGGCACACGCGTCAGTGAAAAACTAGCGGCTCTTGGTATTGAATACAAGTTATGTGACCCTCTTTTAGAGCGCTCTGGCGATGAGCGACAGTTTCACTCGCTTGAAGACGTGTTAGCTTGTGACGTGATATCACTCCATGTGCCTTTAACAAGAGAAGGCGAGCACGCCACTTATCATTTGTTGGATGCGAACAAACTGTCGCGATTAAAACCCGAGCAATGGCTGTTTACCGCGTGCCGCGGCGAAGTCATTGATAACAACGCTTTGCTCAGTATGAAACAACAGGGCCACGGTCTTACATTAGTGTTAGATGTATGGGAAGGTGAACCCAACGTACTACAGCCGTTAATTGAGTATACGGATATAGCGACCGCACACATTGCTGGTTATAGCTTAGAAGGAAAAGCTCGTGGTACTGAAATGCTTTATCAGGCATTATGTCAGCATCTAGAAATAGACCCTACTATTACACTAGATAAGGTATTACCAGCGGCAGAAGTCAGTGAATTTGAATTAACTTCAGACGCTGACTCGATAATGCGAAATAAATTAATAAAAATGGTCTATGACGTTCGTCGTGACGATGCTATATTTCGCTCTCAGCTTAATGAGATTGGCTTTGACAATATTCGCAAAACCTACCCAGTTCGCCGAGAGTTTTCATCGCTATCAATAAAAGCGGGTGAATATAATGCATCGCAGCAACTCATGGATTTAGGCTTTAAACTCAAGTAA
- a CDS encoding ATP-NAD kinase family protein, translating into MFKLGLIINPIAGIGGSVALKGSDGEGTAEKALALGAVAKSNDRAKTALSLLVPYQSDIAVYTANGEMGETAAKSLGFDTTVCYQTASSHTTAIDTENAVNALIAQGVDVLLFAGGDGTARNVCNQVGDSFPVLGIPAGCKIHSGVYAITPKAAGRVVEMMVNHQLVTLGEADVMDIDESLFREGVVKAKRYGEMQVPMELRYVQATKSGGKESDELVLQDIAADVIEQMDDEVFIIGSGSTTAFVMEDLGIDNTLLGVDVLRQQTLVANDVTEPELWKIVNQHPGNIKLVITLIGGQGHIFGRGNQQLSPRIISAIGKDNIIIIATKSKLSALNNRPLIADTGDETLDQTLSGFMPITTGYKDQVLYPVASPQ; encoded by the coding sequence GTGTTTAAGCTTGGATTAATAATCAACCCCATTGCAGGTATTGGCGGTAGTGTTGCGTTAAAAGGTAGTGACGGAGAGGGCACTGCTGAAAAAGCGTTAGCATTGGGCGCTGTGGCTAAATCTAATGATAGAGCTAAAACAGCATTATCACTGTTAGTGCCATATCAATCAGATATCGCCGTTTATACCGCTAACGGTGAGATGGGCGAGACAGCGGCGAAAAGTCTAGGATTTGATACAACAGTTTGTTATCAAACCGCCTCTTCACATACAACTGCAATAGATACCGAAAACGCGGTCAACGCCTTAATAGCGCAGGGTGTCGATGTGTTGTTATTTGCTGGCGGAGACGGTACTGCGCGAAACGTGTGTAATCAAGTAGGTGATAGCTTTCCCGTACTTGGTATTCCTGCTGGCTGTAAAATTCATTCTGGTGTCTATGCTATTACCCCAAAAGCGGCGGGACGTGTGGTTGAAATGATGGTTAATCATCAACTGGTAACTCTTGGTGAAGCAGACGTTATGGACATTGACGAGTCACTGTTTAGAGAAGGCGTGGTAAAAGCAAAACGTTACGGCGAAATGCAAGTGCCGATGGAACTTCGCTACGTCCAGGCAACAAAGTCGGGTGGCAAAGAATCAGATGAATTAGTGTTGCAAGACATCGCCGCTGATGTGATTGAACAAATGGATGATGAAGTATTCATTATTGGCTCAGGTTCCACTACAGCTTTTGTAATGGAAGACTTGGGCATTGACAATACGCTCTTGGGTGTCGATGTGTTACGGCAACAAACCTTGGTTGCAAACGATGTAACCGAGCCAGAGCTATGGAAAATTGTTAATCAACACCCCGGTAATATTAAATTGGTGATCACCTTGATAGGTGGTCAAGGCCACATTTTTGGACGTGGCAATCAACAGTTAAGCCCGCGTATTATTTCAGCCATTGGCAAAGACAATATTATTATTATCGCTACTAAGTCCAAGCTTAGCGCGCTCAATAATCGCCCCCTTATCGCCGACACCGGCGATGAAACACTAGATCAAACATTATCAGGCTTCATGCCAATAACGACTGGTTATAAAGACCAAGTGTTGTATCCCGTTGCAAGCCCTCAATAA
- a CDS encoding FimV/HubP family polar landmark protein, translated as MAKSFVAQKAAAILMGAIAVTSFTYIDAATASDYGYYNKAERKFGPISAKDTLWNISNKVRPDNEVTIYQVMQALFDANPKAFSDGNRNHLVEGAYLNIPSKAQMLKAEPTNAPSTSKKATTKPKQQGPVIKKTLKSSNTTTTKVTNTPAAKKSVKLQPINEKQLAELNAIKAELQRSIEDLEAALAENEQLKADLDSVNQRIVTLQKAASDADTAYNHQLSVVEEKEQQLTTAKQQNAQLTQQLTQQKTAAQRAQTPDYMMLGASAGGAALLVFLIMLLFGRKKGGEQTTQPSPSDDNDSGVTSLADLVADDAEDKKEQETAETVDAEEQTEQDEKETATLENELVEAHVEDEPTERFEEETAVVESDLAEETEVASEESTETEENTESEETLTQEEQKNEPVDLLAPAEELDDEAMDKIIDSVLEDQKALEEDVANQEITDAEDIDSVLRDVGVAGPYIEEAETKEEITELSQLDEVLDEMPEVAFEEETAPIMPPEKSEVEEEVEVIQDSAADSASEDDTLSLEEQTEQEETADGSNLNQVMNTIAQEQFEEDIATEEDKPMTIDDVMNQTAQAHFEEQQYEATTEDDVDPLKTFEQSYSSNAVELDLGVIPQNSFEQGSGSDLPEFTEEYLASLPEDEEIEDGDEFLLQDKEEGGSVFGDLLKGSPSKRASDEALAIDDMEALEDVDFDDLLADIEQKNKAQQPAPQSKFPTKIGFADEEEASDTAGEETAEAQQKPASDPSEHIDVDDLLEETLDPIKDEPYNLENMDVGLEEFPEFKQQEAVDVDLVGDSGFDEKLDLARVYIDMDDTEAALELLNDVLVNGSDDQQQIAQALIDQLKKK; from the coding sequence ATGGCTAAGTCATTTGTTGCCCAAAAAGCAGCGGCAATTTTAATGGGTGCAATCGCAGTAACATCCTTCACCTACATAGATGCTGCAACAGCAAGCGATTATGGATATTACAATAAAGCAGAGCGCAAGTTTGGTCCTATTAGTGCTAAAGATACGCTTTGGAATATATCTAACAAAGTAAGACCTGATAATGAGGTCACAATATACCAAGTAATGCAGGCGTTATTTGACGCAAACCCAAAGGCTTTTTCCGATGGTAATCGCAACCATTTGGTTGAAGGGGCTTATTTGAATATTCCGTCTAAAGCACAGATGTTAAAAGCTGAGCCAACGAATGCGCCTAGCACGTCGAAAAAAGCAACCACTAAGCCTAAACAACAAGGCCCAGTGATCAAGAAAACGTTAAAATCAAGCAACACCACCACAACCAAGGTGACTAACACTCCAGCGGCTAAAAAGTCAGTTAAGCTTCAGCCTATTAATGAGAAGCAATTAGCAGAGCTTAATGCGATCAAAGCTGAACTACAGCGTTCTATTGAAGATCTAGAAGCCGCGTTAGCTGAGAATGAGCAGCTTAAAGCTGATTTAGATAGCGTTAATCAGCGTATTGTTACTTTACAAAAAGCGGCTTCTGATGCGGATACAGCCTACAACCACCAGTTATCGGTTGTTGAAGAAAAAGAACAGCAATTAACTACAGCCAAACAACAAAACGCACAATTAACGCAGCAACTGACACAACAAAAAACTGCCGCGCAACGTGCACAAACGCCTGATTATATGATGTTAGGTGCATCTGCTGGCGGTGCGGCATTGTTAGTATTCCTCATCATGTTGCTATTTGGCCGTAAAAAAGGTGGAGAGCAAACAACACAACCTTCTCCGTCAGACGACAATGATAGTGGCGTAACATCGCTAGCTGATTTAGTAGCAGATGATGCTGAAGATAAAAAAGAACAAGAAACAGCAGAAACAGTCGATGCTGAAGAACAAACAGAGCAAGATGAAAAGGAAACGGCTACGCTAGAAAACGAATTAGTAGAAGCGCATGTTGAAGATGAGCCTACAGAGCGCTTTGAAGAAGAAACGGCGGTAGTTGAGTCTGACCTTGCAGAAGAAACAGAGGTTGCATCAGAAGAAAGCACTGAAACAGAAGAAAACACTGAATCAGAAGAAACTTTGACGCAAGAAGAGCAAAAAAATGAGCCAGTAGACTTATTAGCACCGGCAGAAGAGCTTGATGATGAAGCGATGGATAAGATCATCGATAGCGTGCTTGAAGATCAAAAAGCGCTTGAAGAAGATGTCGCTAATCAAGAAATCACTGATGCTGAAGATATCGATTCGGTGTTAAGAGATGTTGGCGTTGCAGGCCCTTACATTGAAGAAGCCGAAACAAAAGAAGAGATTACCGAATTATCGCAACTCGATGAAGTGTTAGATGAGATGCCGGAAGTGGCATTTGAAGAAGAAACTGCACCGATCATGCCACCTGAAAAAAGTGAGGTGGAAGAAGAGGTAGAAGTTATCCAAGACAGCGCCGCTGATTCAGCCAGTGAAGATGATACTTTGTCGTTAGAAGAGCAAACCGAGCAAGAAGAGACTGCTGACGGTTCTAATCTTAATCAAGTAATGAACACCATCGCACAAGAACAATTCGAAGAAGACATCGCGACTGAAGAAGACAAGCCGATGACTATCGATGATGTGATGAATCAGACCGCACAAGCGCATTTTGAAGAACAACAATATGAAGCAACAACAGAAGATGATGTTGATCCACTTAAAACGTTTGAACAAAGTTATTCCAGCAATGCAGTTGAACTCGATTTAGGCGTGATTCCACAAAACAGCTTTGAACAAGGCAGTGGTAGTGATTTACCCGAGTTTACTGAGGAATATTTAGCAAGCTTGCCAGAAGATGAAGAAATTGAAGACGGCGACGAATTCCTGCTTCAAGATAAAGAAGAGGGTGGTTCGGTCTTTGGCGATTTGCTGAAAGGGTCACCTAGCAAACGAGCTAGTGACGAAGCGCTTGCAATCGATGATATGGAAGCCTTGGAAGACGTCGATTTTGATGATTTATTGGCGGATATCGAGCAAAAAAATAAAGCACAGCAGCCTGCTCCTCAAAGTAAATTTCCTACAAAAATTGGGTTTGCAGACGAAGAAGAAGCAAGCGATACGGCTGGAGAAGAAACTGCAGAAGCTCAGCAAAAACCGGCAAGTGACCCGAGCGAACATATTGATGTAGATGATTTGCTTGAGGAAACATTAGATCCAATAAAAGACGAACCTTACAACCTAGAAAATATGGATGTTGGTTTAGAGGAGTTTCCTGAGTTTAAACAACAAGAAGCCGTTGACGTTGATTTAGTTGGTGACAGTGGCTTTGATGAAAAACTCGACTTAGCCCGTGTATACATTGATATGGACGACACAGAGGCTGCATTAGAGTTACTTAACGATGTGTTAGTCAATGGTAGTGATGACCAACAACAAATTGCACAAGCGCTGATTGACCAGCTGAAAAAGAAGTAA
- a CDS encoding aspartate-semialdehyde dehydrogenase, whose product MAQKFDVCVLGATGLVGKTIMEILEQRDFPINKLYPLASARSAGEVIEFKGESIEVLDADHFDWSLAQIGFFSAGGATSAKFAPLAGESGCIVIDNTSEFRYEEDIPLVVPEVNPHALADFRNRNIIANPNCSTIQMLVALKPIHDAVGISRINVSTYQSVSGAGKEAMDELAKQCADLLSGKPVEPKAFSRQIAFNVIPQIDVFQDNGYTKEEMKMVWETKKIFGDENILVNPTAVRVPVFYGHAEAIHIETNAPISAEEVKDLLEQAPGVVVCRDDEDFPTQIGDASGKDETFVGRIREDISHNQGINLWVVADNVRKGAATNSVQIAELLVQEYLNY is encoded by the coding sequence ATGGCACAAAAATTTGACGTTTGTGTATTAGGCGCTACAGGACTTGTAGGCAAAACTATCATGGAAATATTGGAACAACGCGATTTTCCAATTAATAAACTTTATCCGTTAGCAAGTGCTCGCTCTGCTGGTGAAGTTATTGAGTTTAAAGGTGAAAGTATCGAAGTGTTAGACGCAGATCATTTTGATTGGAGCTTAGCACAAATCGGATTCTTTTCTGCCGGCGGTGCAACGTCTGCTAAATTTGCACCTTTAGCGGGTGAATCTGGTTGTATTGTAATCGATAACACATCAGAGTTTCGCTACGAAGAAGATATTCCATTGGTTGTGCCGGAAGTTAACCCACACGCATTAGCAGATTTTCGTAATCGTAACATTATTGCAAATCCAAACTGCTCAACTATTCAAATGCTTGTTGCCCTTAAGCCGATTCACGATGCGGTAGGTATTTCACGCATCAATGTGAGCACATACCAATCAGTATCAGGCGCTGGTAAAGAAGCAATGGATGAATTAGCGAAGCAATGTGCTGATTTGTTAAGTGGTAAGCCAGTAGAACCGAAAGCATTTTCTCGTCAAATTGCGTTCAATGTGATTCCTCAAATTGACGTATTCCAAGACAATGGTTACACCAAAGAAGAAATGAAAATGGTGTGGGAAACAAAGAAAATTTTTGGTGATGAAAATATCTTAGTTAATCCAACTGCTGTACGTGTACCGGTATTTTATGGTCACGCTGAAGCCATCCATATCGAAACGAATGCGCCAATTTCTGCCGAAGAAGTAAAAGACTTACTTGAACAAGCGCCAGGTGTTGTAGTTTGTCGTGATGACGAAGACTTCCCAACACAAATTGGCGACGCAAGTGGTAAAGATGAAACATTTGTTGGCCGTATTCGCGAAGATATCAGTCACAACCAAGGTATCAACTTGTGGGTTGTAGCAGATAATGTGCGCAAAGGTGCAGCTACGAACAGTGTGCAAATTGCCGAATTACTAGTGCAAGAATATCTAAACTACTAA
- a CDS encoding YfcL family protein, with product MNLQDFYQFLDDVVESNADADDLFASSYIRGFVSLHAAAFGDESQPLSQALASKVSEELVNAKNELTPQDQAIVAAYWQTLTPKFSA from the coding sequence ATGAACTTACAAGATTTTTATCAATTTTTAGATGACGTAGTCGAGTCAAATGCCGACGCTGATGATTTATTTGCCTCAAGCTACATTCGAGGATTTGTTAGTTTACATGCGGCGGCCTTTGGCGACGAAAGTCAGCCATTGTCGCAAGCTTTGGCGAGTAAAGTGAGTGAAGAGTTAGTGAATGCCAAAAATGAATTAACGCCTCAAGACCAAGCTATTGTTGCCGCTTATTGGCAAACATTAACGCCAAAATTTTCGGCTTAA
- the mnmC gene encoding bifunctional tRNA (5-methylaminomethyl-2-thiouridine)(34)-methyltransferase MnmD/FAD-dependent 5-carboxymethylaminomethyl-2-thiouridine(34) oxidoreductase MnmC, with translation MTSSNSIIFQQDGSPFSTQFDDIYFDTEDGCSQSEDIFINGNDIRQRLLKSDSDFTIAETGFGTGLNFLLTLQLFMSLAQEHDIAELPTLHFISTEKFPLDKATLEQSLLLLPQLSAVVSLLLSQYPEQTSNSCKLKFLDGKVTLSLLIGDAAQSLSGLDRRYENKINAWYLDGFAPAKNPDMWSPALFQQMHRLSAEQATVATFTVAGIVKRGLTTAGFRIYKQVAKGKKKEMLAGKFQMPKHKGYMQRPLTTKPQHVAIIGGGIASACAAYSLAKAGIKVTLYCKDESIAQGASSNAIGAIYPLIHLVKDDISIFYEKAFEHALGRYNTLLAQGYEFDHDWCGLLELSFKEPLRKRQQQFAEKSPWSTRLIQAIDAKTASERANIPLNDGGMYFPKAGWIAPAQLVSAMLKAAQAIGQVKIKTKVNVEQISPLADDKHHTKWQLKTNKGSLLVNHLVLSTGAEGLLSDIDELKHLPVYAVRGQVSSMISKAPLDKLSTVICHKGYLTPANQNEHCIGATFDKDDFSIQQKDSDDSYNLDMLNQAMGYLNPWTSKDVVQSKARLRCMTPDHWPIVGPMPDIEQHKTVYPHLAKDKHWKYDDPAPVKKGLYVLTGLGARGLCTAPLLGDILAADLSSAPYPVDNTMLFNLAPNRFVIRDIIKNKC, from the coding sequence GTGACTTCTTCTAATTCAATCATTTTTCAACAAGATGGTTCGCCATTCTCTACCCAATTTGATGATATATATTTTGATACAGAAGATGGCTGTAGTCAGAGCGAAGACATATTCATTAATGGCAATGATATAAGGCAGCGCCTGCTTAAAAGCGATAGTGACTTTACTATCGCCGAAACCGGTTTTGGCACCGGATTAAATTTTCTGCTAACGCTACAACTTTTTATGTCGCTGGCTCAAGAACACGACATAGCCGAGCTACCTACGCTGCATTTTATCAGTACAGAAAAATTCCCGTTAGACAAAGCAACGCTTGAGCAATCTCTATTACTACTACCGCAATTAAGTGCTGTAGTATCGCTTTTGTTGTCACAATACCCCGAGCAAACAAGCAACAGTTGTAAACTGAAATTTCTAGATGGCAAAGTGACCTTGTCTTTATTAATCGGCGATGCTGCACAAAGCTTGTCTGGCTTGGACCGTCGTTATGAAAACAAGATCAATGCCTGGTACTTAGATGGTTTCGCACCAGCAAAGAACCCTGACATGTGGTCTCCTGCGCTTTTCCAGCAAATGCATCGCTTGTCCGCCGAACAAGCCACAGTAGCAACGTTTACTGTTGCCGGTATAGTAAAGCGCGGCTTAACAACAGCTGGTTTTCGGATTTATAAACAGGTAGCAAAGGGCAAGAAAAAAGAAATGCTCGCCGGCAAGTTTCAGATGCCCAAGCATAAGGGTTACATGCAAAGGCCGTTAACAACAAAGCCGCAACATGTCGCCATTATTGGTGGCGGAATCGCCAGTGCTTGTGCAGCCTATTCACTAGCGAAAGCAGGCATTAAAGTAACCCTGTATTGCAAAGACGAAAGTATTGCTCAAGGTGCGTCAAGCAATGCCATTGGTGCTATATACCCTCTCATTCATCTTGTTAAAGATGACATCAGCATTTTCTATGAAAAAGCGTTTGAACATGCATTGGGTCGTTATAACACGCTATTGGCACAGGGCTATGAATTCGACCATGATTGGTGTGGGCTACTAGAGCTATCCTTTAAGGAGCCTTTGCGTAAACGGCAACAGCAGTTTGCAGAAAAATCGCCTTGGTCAACTCGATTAATACAGGCAATCGATGCCAAAACCGCCAGCGAGCGCGCCAATATCCCTTTGAATGACGGTGGCATGTATTTCCCAAAAGCCGGCTGGATTGCGCCAGCACAATTAGTGAGTGCAATGCTTAAAGCGGCGCAGGCGATTGGTCAGGTAAAAATCAAAACCAAGGTAAACGTTGAACAAATTTCGCCGCTCGCAGACGATAAACACCATACTAAATGGCAATTAAAAACCAACAAAGGCAGCTTATTGGTCAATCACTTGGTGCTTTCCACTGGCGCTGAAGGTTTGTTAAGTGATATTGATGAGCTAAAACATCTGCCTGTATATGCGGTAAGAGGACAAGTTTCGTCTATGATCAGCAAAGCGCCGCTTGATAAACTGAGTACGGTTATTTGCCACAAAGGTTATCTAACACCTGCGAATCAAAACGAGCATTGTATTGGCGCTACTTTTGATAAAGATGATTTTTCAATACAGCAAAAAGACTCTGACGATAGTTACAATCTAGACATGCTTAATCAAGCCATGGGTTATCTCAATCCATGGACAAGTAAAGATGTAGTTCAAAGTAAAGCGCGTCTTCGCTGTATGACACCTGATCATTGGCCGATTGTTGGGCCTATGCCTGATATAGAGCAACACAAAACTGTGTACCCTCATTTAGCCAAAGATAAACACTGGAAATATGACGACCCGGCGCCGGTAAAAAAAGGCCTATATGTATTAACTGGGCTAGGTGCTAGAGGCTTATGTACGGCGCCTCTACTAGGAGACATATTGGCTGCCGATCTTAGTTCAGCTCCCTATCCTGTCGATAATACTATGTTGTTTAATCTTGCGCCCAATCGTTTTGTGATCAGGGATATTATTAAGAATAAGTGCTAA